The proteins below come from a single Treponema phagedenis genomic window:
- a CDS encoding phage protein Gp27 family protein has protein sequence MGAKSKAEEHGLVELIIEKWEGGKNTIVYVTEEVNKKIQELGLKVTLSREGIRRVIKSHKEEIEDAKKAIESAKAMAEVLKDYPGTEASEAVLMQMTSLISKDLRTIDSLEFEDPKELLLTTARIAEAQLKLSNYRTKAAKALEKAKGEIKKELQNAIKNDPELLQKLCAIVDKAEVK, from the coding sequence ATGGGCGCAAAAAGTAAAGCGGAAGAGCACGGACTCGTTGAACTTATCATTGAAAAATGGGAAGGCGGAAAAAACACAATCGTTTATGTTACTGAAGAAGTAAATAAAAAAATACAAGAGCTCGGCCTTAAGGTTACGTTAAGCCGCGAAGGCATTCGGCGGGTTATAAAATCTCACAAAGAAGAAATTGAAGATGCAAAAAAAGCGATTGAGTCTGCAAAGGCAATGGCGGAAGTTTTAAAAGACTATCCCGGCACCGAAGCAAGCGAAGCAGTCCTTATGCAAATGACAAGTCTCATCTCTAAAGATTTGCGTACAATCGATAGTTTGGAATTTGAAGACCCGAAAGAATTACTTTTAACTACTGCGCGCATTGCAGAAGCTCAATTAAAACTTTCAAACTACAGAACAAAAGCAGCAAAGGCATTGGAGAAAGCAAAAGGGGAAATTAAAAAAGAATTGCAAAATGCAATCAAAAACGATCCAGAACTTTTACAAAAGCTTTGCGCAATAGTGGATAAGGCAGAAGTAAAGTGA
- a CDS encoding peptidoglycan recognition protein family protein, which yields MNIEKQMLTVNPFSRPGQKLQEVKGVVIHWVANPGTSAQANRNYFESLKRQKKKDGARYASAHFIIGITGDVLQCLPIDEVAYHVGAWKYRDGIEYRLSSYPNNCTIGIELCHKNWTGAFTEETLASAIVLTATLLKQFSLNPQTDLYRHFDITGKDCPRYFIGNLGAWIDFKCAVEKYLISIL from the coding sequence ATGAATATTGAAAAACAAATGTTAACGGTAAATCCGTTTTCCCGTCCAGGGCAAAAGCTGCAAGAGGTTAAGGGAGTGGTTATTCACTGGGTTGCAAACCCCGGAACAAGTGCACAAGCAAATAGAAACTATTTTGAAAGTTTAAAGCGGCAGAAAAAAAAAGACGGAGCCAGATACGCTTCAGCACATTTTATCATCGGCATTACAGGCGATGTACTGCAATGTTTACCGATTGATGAAGTAGCCTATCATGTCGGCGCGTGGAAATATCGGGATGGCATTGAGTACCGTTTAAGTTCGTATCCGAATAATTGCACCATCGGCATTGAGCTTTGTCATAAAAATTGGACGGGTGCATTTACAGAGGAAACGCTTGCAAGTGCAATTGTACTTACCGCAACTTTGTTAAAACAATTTTCATTAAATCCGCAAACAGATTTATACCGGCATTTCGACATCACCGGTAAAGACTGTCCGCGATATTTTATCGGCAACCTCGGCGCATGGATTGATTTTAAATGTGCCGTTGAAAAATATTTAATAAGCATTTTATAA
- a CDS encoding helix-turn-helix domain-containing protein gives MFLTPCECAQIMSEIENKEVSVRKVYYLLESFELLAVKIGNSYKITIQELEEYYERRDPRCAGIVRELAGNIKRQRGGGCFQRKPNHYPSIDIQEEFKCVQNPGRAGVEYQQVRFKKVYRKKRNDKQLEFCFSA, from the coding sequence ATGTTTTTGACGCCCTGTGAATGTGCTCAAATTATGAGCGAAATTGAAAACAAAGAAGTATCGGTTAGGAAAGTGTATTACTTGCTTGAAAGTTTTGAATTGCTTGCGGTTAAAATCGGTAATAGTTACAAAATAACAATACAAGAATTGGAGGAGTATTATGAGCGAAGGGATCCGCGGTGTGCAGGAATTGTTAGAGAACTTGCCGGCAATATTAAGCGTCAAAGAGGTGGCGGATGTTTTCAACGTAAGCCAAATCACTATCCGTCGATTGATATACAAGAGGAATTTAAATGCGTACAAAATCCCGGGAGAGCGGGAGTGGAATATCAACAAGTCAGATTTAAAAAAGTTTATCGAAAGAAACGAAACGATAAACAATTAGAATTTTGTTTTTCAGCGTAA
- a CDS encoding regulatory protein GemA, with translation MRERKQKIALIHIAKKELGLNDENYRAILLNANINSASEIESEEQFKIIMRAFENLGFKRTLSNYEFKNKRSGGGANRLTSKQEYYIRGLWDLASRNRSERSLRAIVYRITGEYDISWLSKKDASKVILALRDICKKAGYNPDTKQS, from the coding sequence TTGAGAGAGCGAAAACAAAAAATTGCACTTATTCATATTGCAAAAAAAGAGCTTGGGTTAAACGATGAAAACTATCGCGCGATTCTTTTAAATGCTAATATAAATTCCGCAAGCGAAATAGAAAGCGAGGAGCAGTTTAAAATAATTATGCGCGCCTTTGAAAACTTAGGATTTAAGCGCACACTTTCTAATTATGAATTTAAAAATAAACGCTCAGGAGGCGGGGCTAATCGCTTAACTTCAAAACAAGAATACTATATACGGGGCTTGTGGGATTTAGCAAGCCGCAACCGAAGTGAGCGGAGCCTTCGGGCAATCGTGTATCGAATAACCGGCGAATACGATATTTCATGGCTTAGCAAAAAAGACGCAAGTAAGGTTATTCTTGCCTTACGAGATATTTGCAAAAAGGCAGGATATAATCCTGATACAAAACAAAGTTAA
- a CDS encoding host-nuclease inhibitor Gam family protein produces the protein MAKYKPSTGKIESIEEVNSALKTIGLLEHELDLIDAKSNKEISAIKEKAAKDGEGKRKQIAELAAKIGAFAEYNRDELFIDKKTIELTFGTFGFRKSTSISIKTKTTVGLLEKLGLTDYIRLKKEADKEKMAELDDETLAQVDAVRKVKDTFFCEANKEEVNRDLLKSAG, from the coding sequence ATGGCGAAGTACAAACCGAGTACGGGAAAAATTGAATCGATTGAGGAAGTCAATAGCGCACTTAAAACTATCGGACTTCTCGAACATGAACTTGATTTAATTGACGCAAAATCAAATAAAGAGATAAGCGCAATTAAAGAAAAGGCAGCAAAGGACGGCGAGGGAAAGCGAAAGCAAATTGCAGAGCTTGCCGCAAAAATTGGAGCCTTCGCCGAATACAATCGTGATGAATTGTTCATCGATAAAAAAACGATTGAACTTACATTCGGAACTTTCGGATTTAGAAAATCGACAAGCATTAGTATTAAAACAAAAACGACAGTCGGTCTTCTGGAAAAACTCGGGCTGACCGATTATATTCGACTTAAAAAAGAAGCCGACAAGGAAAAGATGGCAGAGCTTGACGATGAAACGCTTGCACAAGTTGACGCCGTTCGAAAGGTAAAAGATACTTTCTTTTGCGAGGCAAATAAAGAAGAGGTTAATCGAGACCTTCTTAAAAGTGCCGGTTAA
- a CDS encoding AAA family ATPase, with protein sequence MRMSDVSIDNLSVKERLKEALLRFDISQTKAAKEMGYTSSVLSQYLNDTYRGDVVKVEEAIIKWIARKTENAGKKHVAIIETTAMRQMSRAIRLAHDEKDIALIVGDAGSGKTTTAEQYVRDNPRTSILIKCSGAMSKRRMTEEIARQIGLNTYRVKFDNLVDMVSEALAEKEAIVIIDEADSLRDDALEFSRRLINDLGETGLVLIGLPGLAARIQNLKNDHRQLESRIGVFLKLQGLMKVDAERIAESVWPEVSQEITESIYEISKRDIRQFVKIINRSQNIMTANRLEMPNVEIIEMAGKMILRRNYIGG encoded by the coding sequence ATGAGAATGAGTGATGTTTCGATTGATAATCTTTCAGTTAAAGAAAGGTTGAAGGAAGCGCTGCTGCGTTTTGACATAAGTCAAACGAAAGCGGCAAAAGAAATGGGTTACACATCGAGTGTATTAAGTCAATATTTAAATGACACGTACCGCGGCGATGTTGTAAAAGTTGAAGAGGCAATAATCAAATGGATTGCGCGCAAAACCGAAAACGCCGGCAAAAAACATGTCGCAATAATTGAAACCACTGCGATGCGGCAAATGAGCCGGGCAATTCGGCTTGCGCACGATGAAAAGGACATCGCCCTTATTGTAGGAGATGCCGGAAGCGGAAAGACAACAACAGCCGAGCAATACGTTCGCGACAACCCGCGCACTTCTATTTTGATTAAGTGTTCCGGGGCAATGAGTAAGAGACGCATGACCGAAGAGATTGCGCGGCAAATAGGACTAAATACGTATCGCGTTAAGTTTGATAACCTCGTTGATATGGTAAGTGAGGCGTTAGCGGAAAAAGAAGCAATTGTAATTATTGATGAAGCGGATAGTCTTCGCGATGATGCCTTAGAGTTTAGCCGCAGGCTCATTAACGATTTAGGAGAAACGGGTCTTGTGTTGATAGGACTTCCCGGGCTTGCTGCCCGCATTCAAAACTTAAAGAATGACCACCGCCAGCTTGAAAGTCGCATCGGGGTATTTTTGAAATTACAAGGGCTTATGAAAGTCGACGCTGAAAGAATAGCCGAGAGTGTGTGGCCTGAAGTTTCGCAAGAAATTACGGAATCCATTTATGAGATTTCAAAACGAGATATTAGGCAGTTTGTAAAGATTATCAATCGATCACAGAACATTATGACTGCAAACAGGCTTGAAATGCCCAATGTTGAAATAATCGAAATGGCCGGCAAAATGATTTTACGCAGAAATTATATAGGGGGGTAA
- a CDS encoding Mu transposase C-terminal domain-containing protein: MKVSTKDMADILSISRKALLEKAGREKWQYVKRQGGKFWITESMSEDVQLAVLSAREVATKTQSESGQLFTQVTESERDVAKLRMSIINAYNTAELSAKEFCKAFNAGEISLALKEAYGKHLSERTFYRWLSEFTQSGISGITPLYSSGNSRGGSGASLTDEEKDVLKHFYLDINRRSINHCFLALKANLPDTTATYQVCYRYLKSLPPAQVDRYRKGETFFEARHLPYIERNKPLYKSMEHVQGDHHILDRVVKYKGKLVRPWVSTFIDMRSGAVLGWCVNTNPSSQTILAAYYMMIVRFGIPLVVHVDNGKDYKGKVIKGQSARMKVFDAAGVEREEEVLITGAIVTCGSKLIYATPFHGQSKGVQERFYGVLEEYYSKNTGNYIGSNTSARVDEQRLFWRAINGKAKRDDVSEWADVVNEFVHWVHWYNTEWVSNAKGRKGLTPEQAFLENLPENLRAPDMETVELALTKAEVRTVSRNGIRIGSTEYWAEELRGLTGQQVIARLNLTNKNEVLVCDSKGKVLCRAYAGMFIETGNTEADMEFVQSVRKKVRAFVKDNPLERLSFKPKNMLEIAMEATGIETPQIDSYIPQLEEPEKEEKETEPKKGKYQNYFDADDLQILTS, translated from the coding sequence ATGAAAGTATCAACAAAAGATATGGCGGATATTTTAAGCATAAGCCGCAAAGCGTTATTAGAAAAAGCGGGGCGGGAAAAATGGCAGTACGTTAAAAGGCAGGGCGGCAAGTTTTGGATAACCGAAAGCATGAGCGAAGATGTGCAGCTTGCCGTTCTTTCTGCCCGAGAGGTAGCAACAAAAACGCAAAGCGAATCGGGGCAGTTATTTACACAAGTTACCGAATCGGAGCGAGATGTTGCAAAGCTTAGAATGTCAATCATAAACGCATACAACACCGCCGAGCTTTCGGCGAAGGAGTTTTGTAAGGCGTTTAATGCAGGGGAAATTTCCCTTGCATTAAAAGAGGCATACGGCAAGCATTTAAGCGAGCGCACCTTTTACCGCTGGTTAAGTGAGTTTACGCAAAGCGGGATTTCAGGAATAACCCCGCTATACTCTTCCGGCAATAGCCGCGGAGGCAGCGGGGCAAGTTTAACCGACGAAGAAAAAGATGTACTCAAACATTTTTATTTAGACATTAACAGACGAAGCATTAATCACTGCTTCCTTGCACTTAAAGCAAACTTGCCGGATACAACGGCAACGTATCAGGTTTGTTATCGGTATTTAAAAAGTTTACCGCCTGCACAAGTTGACCGGTACCGCAAAGGCGAAACTTTCTTTGAAGCGCGGCACCTGCCGTACATTGAGCGAAACAAACCGCTATACAAAAGCATGGAGCATGTGCAGGGGGATCACCATATATTAGATCGCGTGGTTAAGTACAAGGGAAAGCTAGTGCGGCCATGGGTAAGTACTTTTATTGATATGCGAAGCGGGGCGGTTTTAGGTTGGTGCGTGAACACAAACCCTTCAAGTCAAACAATTCTCGCCGCGTACTACATGATGATTGTGCGCTTCGGAATTCCTTTAGTTGTGCACGTCGACAACGGCAAGGACTACAAGGGTAAAGTAATCAAGGGTCAGAGTGCGCGCATGAAAGTCTTTGATGCGGCCGGAGTTGAGCGAGAAGAGGAAGTGCTTATCACCGGAGCAATTGTAACCTGCGGCAGTAAATTAATTTATGCAACGCCGTTCCATGGGCAATCGAAAGGCGTTCAAGAGCGGTTCTACGGGGTACTCGAAGAGTATTACTCAAAGAATACCGGGAACTATATCGGCAGCAATACGAGCGCCAGAGTTGACGAACAGCGGCTTTTTTGGAGAGCAATAAACGGCAAGGCAAAGCGGGATGATGTAAGCGAATGGGCTGATGTTGTAAACGAATTCGTCCACTGGGTGCATTGGTACAATACCGAATGGGTTAGCAATGCAAAGGGGCGAAAAGGGCTAACGCCTGAGCAGGCTTTTTTAGAAAACTTACCTGAGAACTTGCGCGCCCCCGATATGGAAACGGTAGAGCTTGCGCTCACGAAGGCGGAGGTGCGCACCGTTTCGAGAAACGGCATTCGAATTGGCAGCACCGAATATTGGGCTGAGGAGCTGCGGGGCTTAACGGGGCAACAAGTAATAGCGCGGTTAAATCTCACCAATAAAAATGAAGTGCTCGTCTGCGATTCAAAGGGCAAGGTTTTATGCCGGGCGTATGCGGGCATGTTTATTGAAACAGGCAATACAGAAGCGGACATGGAGTTTGTGCAATCGGTGCGCAAAAAGGTGCGCGCTTTTGTAAAAGACAATCCGCTTGAGCGGCTTTCGTTTAAACCTAAAAACATGCTTGAAATTGCGATGGAAGCAACCGGCATTGAAACGCCGCAAATCGATTCTTACATTCCGCAGCTTGAAGAGCCTGAAAAAGAAGAAAAAGAAACTGAACCTAAAAAGGGAAAGTATCAAAATTATTTTGATGCGGATGATTTACAAATACTAACATCATAG